Within the Streptomyces sp. NBC_00554 genome, the region GGCGGGCGAGCGGCTGTCCCGGCTGCGCGAAGTCGCCGACGAGCGTCGCACGCTGGTCTATTTCGAGGCACCGCACCGCCTCGACGACACCCTCGCCGCGATGGCCGAGGCCTTCGGCGCCGGGCGCCGCGCCGCCGTCTGCCGCGAGCTGACGAAGACGTACGAGGAGGTCAAGCGCGGCCCGCTGGCCGAGCTGGCCGCCTGGGCCGCCGAGGGCGTACGCGGTGAGATCACGGTCGTCGTCGAGGGTGCCCCCGAGAAGGCCGAGCAGCTGGACGCCGCCGAGCTGGTGCGCCGGGTCCAGGTGCGCGAGGACGCGGGGGAGCGGCGCAAGGAGGCGATCGCCGTGGTGGCGGCGGAGGCGGGGCTCCCGAAGCGGGAGGTCTTCGACGCGGTGGTCGCGGCGAAGAACGCGGCCCGGACCGGCACCTCGTAGGTCCGGACCGGCATCTCGTAGGTCCGGACCGGCATCTCGTAGGTCCGGACCGGCATCTCGTAGGTCCGGACCGGCATCTCGTAGGTCCGGACCGGCACCTCGTAGGTCCCGTGGGCACCATCGGAAACACCCCGGAAGCGCCCGCCCCGGAGGCCGCCATAAGCACGCTGTTGGTATTCCCCCATAAGCGGGCAAAGGGCTACCGTGGAAGGCAAAGCGCAGGCCCGCCACCAGGAGCGTTGTGGCAAGGAACGGCCAAGACGTCTCCAACAGTCGACAGGTCTCGTGCACTCGCGCCGGGAGAAGCGTCCACTGGGTAAAGGGACGCACCGTCCCTCCGCCTCCGCAAGCCGGAGGCGCTTGTCCAGCGGACAAAGGAGCTGGCATGAGTGAGATCGCAGGACAGACCGGTCCCCGCAGCGCCGCGGCCACCGCCGTCGTCAACGAGTCGTATTCGTTCGCCTGCATGCGCTGCGGGCACGGGTGGGAGCAGT harbors:
- the rsmI gene encoding 16S rRNA (cytidine(1402)-2'-O)-methyltransferase yields the protein MTGILVLAGTPIGDISDAPPRLAQELAGADVVAAEDTRRLRRLTQSLGVQVGGRVVSYFEGNEAARTPELVEALVGGARVVLVTDAGMPSVSDPGYRLVAAAVEKDIKVTAVPGPSAVLTALAMSGLPVDRFCFEGFLPRKAGERLSRLREVADERRTLVYFEAPHRLDDTLAAMAEAFGAGRRAAVCRELTKTYEEVKRGPLAELAAWAAEGVRGEITVVVEGAPEKAEQLDAAELVRRVQVREDAGERRKEAIAVVAAEAGLPKREVFDAVVAAKNAARTGTS